The Bombus fervidus isolate BK054 chromosome 6, iyBomFerv1, whole genome shotgun sequence genome contains a region encoding:
- the Twy gene encoding fas-binding factor 1 twitchy isoform X2, whose product MVDRSETSNANLEDITKALEDMDSLDIKLFNDTFKNSNSNSVLKDFNIQSDGEIKKKVIFKDSNEDDLLTDLLSDEEISVKEEKNLFTSNIKSNLMEDLFKIKNPVTSTNIRPNNELGFHFEEAEANQLSSQKLPDYSISENNFASQNESIKDRNTQKLKNVSQNEEDILTSLLDKSDVIDKTRRPSLKEHLFENQSNLSNVMDSIIPKNNKKIELETMAQSTNTIHESKLDTTNVSTRSFTKESRRGRRNTKIVNDPLGLLSADLFLDQSPELVSNGNVPPKNSIIQNTKTEKDLPEWLGGSKKLEDKKSEIRMEAIAEIDKIDTSKQNVEIHDANSAINLKTSGANVLGDASIFPEHFTLLYSTQLNQQNALVNMQQQEHELRTAAILSQQNEQLNKISSAQHSMLHNQEEQFNALLKLQFEKQLLLEKQIKMQQERINQYINVLMTQPGSVSSTTSIYTSCKSDLCEEEKKFVNEIKEMKDIIKRLEGEKSKLENKLSTIDEKYNNEISFQAEFYERQISFLKDSITKSEERVKQEIEYLETDYITKFEKLRDEKLQLENQCKEEIHNLKVKYFIPLIISNKHAQHIEELCKLHSENVTLLQREYYNIIESISKAKQIEAQMIETVTTRKTDIEDILEKANVIIEGMVKNKNRLEIKHNEIMESEANILKLQEDDIKAQKHELKYQNSVLEEHRNKFIKTTEKFDAHLTQLITELQKQSTLYTQATETLQKKTTNLLREKELFEEKMKWERDYMQALKEAWVKEQEKQLKLLAEEKEVIAIEKTHLEVLNKLKSNSGETIKVELETAIKTAQDANASARREKLKWEEKINELNVYKQILQDKENLLILHAKELEYLTQSALTKKEEGVKALKNAKHLENQNKEKFNQLQIQIQALMEREKKVATERYNVTKDKIKGVLSAYETERPERDVSHNFQNEIISSSGIQSKSEITTELMSIVDPNLIMLKLNINDDFKSINKYM is encoded by the exons ATGGTTGATCGCTCTGAAACTTCAAATGCAAATTTAGAAGATATTACAAAAGCATTAGAAGATATGGACAGtttagatataaaattatttaatgacacatttaaaaattcaaattccaacagtgttctcaaagattttaatatacaatctgatggagaaattaaaaaaaaagttatatttaaag ATTCTAATGAGGATGATTTATTAACTGATTTGTTATCTGATGAAGAAATTTctgtaaaagaagaaaagaatctgTTTACATCTAATATCAAAAGTAACTTGATGGAAGatcttttcaaaataaaaaatccagTTACATCTACAAATATTAGACCAAATAATGAATTGGGGTTTCATTTTGAGGAAGCAGAAGCTAATCAGTTGTCTTCACAGAAACTACCTGATTACTCaatttctgaaaataattttgcttcTCAAAATGAATCAATCAAAGACAGAAACACACAAAAGTTGAAAAATGTATCTCAAAATGAAGAGGATATTTTAACAAGCTTACTTGATAAATCTGATGTAATAGATAAAACAAGGAGACCGTCTTTAAAAGagcatttatttgaaaatcaatCTAATTTATCAAATGTTATGGATTCTATCATTcctaaaaataataagaaaatagaattagaAACTATGGCTCAGTCTACAAATACTATACATGAATCAAAATTGGATACTACTAATGTATCGACTAGATCTTTTACAAAAGAATCTCGTAGAGGTagaagaaatacaaaaatcgTGAATGATCCCCTTGGTTTGCTATCAGCTGATTTATTTCTGGATCAAAGTCCTGAATtg gTATCAAATGGAAATGTACCACCTAAGAAttctattatacaaaataccaaaacagaaaaagattTACCAGAATGGTTAGGTGGTTCaaaaaaattagaagataaaaaatcaGAAATAAGAATGGAAGCAATAGctgaaattgataaaatagatACTTCTAAACAAAATGTTGAAATTCACGATGCAAACAGtgcaataaatttgaaaacatCTGGTGCAAATGTTTTAGGAGATGCATCTATTTTTCCAGAACATTTTACACTGTTATATAGTACACAATTAAACCAACAAAATGCACTTGTAAATATGCAACAACAAGAACATGAATTAAGAACAGCAGCAATACTTTCTCAACAAAAcgaacaattaaataaaatatcaagtgCTCAACATTCCATGCTGCATAATCAAGAGGAACAATTTAATGCTCTTCTAAAActacaatttgaaaaacaacTTTTATTggagaaacaaataaaaatgcaGCAAGAACGTATTAATCAATATATTAAT gTTTTGATGACACAGCCAGGATCAGTATCAAGTACTACATCAATTTATACAAGTTGCAAATCGGATTTATgtgaagaggaaaagaagtttgtaaatgaaataaaagaaatgaaagatataataaaaagactGGAAGgagaaaaatcaaaattagaGAATAAATTATCTACCATAgatgaaaaatacaataatgaaatatcatttcaaGCAGAGTTTTATGA aagacaaatttcatttttaaaggATTCAATAACAAAATCAGAAGAAAGAGTTAAACaggaaatagaatatttagaaacagattatataacaaaatttgaaaagttaagagatgaaaaattacaactAGAAAATCAATGCAAAGAAGAAATTCATAATCTAaaggttaaatattttattccacttattatatct aACAAACATGCTCAACACATAGAAGAACTTTGTAAACTACATTCTGAAAATGTAACACTATTGCAAAgggaatattataatataatagaaagtaTATCTAAAGCTAAGCAAATAGAAGCTCAAATGATAGAAACTGTGACAACTCGGAAGACTGATATAGAGGATATATTAGAAAAAGCTAATGTTATTATTGAGGGTatggtaaaaaataaaaatagattagAAATTAAACATAATGAAATAATGGAATCTGAagcaaacattttaaaattacagGAAGATGACATAAAAG ctCAAAAAcatgaattaaaatatcaaaatagtgTCTTAGAAGAACatcgtaataaatttataaaaacaacaGAGAAATTTGATGCTCATCTTACACAACTCATAACTGAACTTCAAAAACAAAGTACATTATATACTCAAGCAACAGAAACACTTCAGAAAAAAACAACAAATCTATTGcgagaaaaagaattatttgagGAAAAAATGAAGTGGGAACGAGACTATATGCAG GCATTAAAAGAAGCCTGGGTAAAAGAACAAgagaaacaattaaaattgcttgcagaagaaaaagaagtaatAGCAATTGAAAAAACACACTTAGAAGttttaaacaaattgaaaagtaaTAGTGGTGAAACTATTAAAGTAGAG TTGGAAACTGCTATTAAAACTGCACAGGACGCAAATGCATCTGCTAgacgagaaaaattaaaatgggaagaaaaaattaatgagCTTAATGTTTATAAGCAAATTCTACAAGATAAGGAAAATTTACTCATTTTACATGCCAAAGAACTTGAATATCTTACGcag tCGGCTTTAactaaaaaggaagaaggagtaaaagctttaaaaaatgcaaaacatttagaaaatcagaataaagaaaaatttaatcagCTACAAATACAAATTCAAGCATTgatggaaagagaaaaaaaagttgCAACTGAAAGATATAATGTTACAAa aGATAAAATTAAGGGAGTTTTATCTGCTTATGAAACTGAAAGACCAGAAAGGGATGTTTCACATAATTTTCAGAATGAGATAATATCTTCCTCTGGAATACAATCGAAATCTGAGATCACTACAGAATTAAtg AGTATTGTAGATCcaaatttaattatgttaaaattaaacattaatgATGACTTTAAatctattaataaatacatgtaA
- the Twy gene encoding fas-binding factor 1 twitchy isoform X5 — MLFCSKMVDRSETSNANLEDITKALEDMDSLDIKLFNDTFKNSNSNSVLKDFNIQSDGEIKKKVIFKDSNEDDLLTDLLSDEEISVKEEKNLFTSNIKSNLMEDLFKIKNPVTSTNIRPNNELGFHFEEAEANQLSSQKLPDYSISENNFASQNESIKDRNTQKLKNVSQNEEDILTSLLDKSDVIDKTRRPSLKEHLFENQSNLSNVMDSIIPKNNKKIELETMAQSTNTIHESKLDTTNVSTRSFTKESRRGRRNTKIVNDPLGLLSADLFLDQSPELVSNGNVPPKNSIIQNTKTEKDLPEWLGGSKKLEDKKSEIRMEAIAEIDKIDTSKQNVEIHDANSAINLKTSGANVLGDASIFPEHFTLLYSTQLNQQNALVNMQQQEHELRTAAILSQQNEQLNKISSAQHSMLHNQEEQFNALLKLQFEKQLLLEKQIKMQQERINQYINVLMTQPGSVSSTTSIYTSCKSDLCEEEKKFVNEIKEMKDIIKRLEGEKSKLENKLSTIDEKYNNEISFQAEFYERQISFLKDSITKSEERVKQEIEYLETDYITKFEKLRDEKLQLENQCKEEIHNLKVKYFIPLIISNKHAQHIEELCKLHSENVTLLQREYYNIIESISKAKQIEAQMIETVTTRKTDIEDILEKANVIIEGMVKNKNRLEIKHNEIMESEANILKLQEDDIKAQKHELKYQNSVLEEHRNKFIKTTEKFDAHLTQLITELQKQSTLYTQATETLQKKTTNLLREKELFEEKMKWERDYMQALKEAWVKEQEKQLKLLAEEKEVIAIEKTHLEVLNKLKSNSGETIKVELETAIKTAQDANASARREKLKWEEKINELNVYKQILQDKENLLILHAKELEYLTQR; from the exons ATGTTGTTTTGTTCAAAA ATGGTTGATCGCTCTGAAACTTCAAATGCAAATTTAGAAGATATTACAAAAGCATTAGAAGATATGGACAGtttagatataaaattatttaatgacacatttaaaaattcaaattccaacagtgttctcaaagattttaatatacaatctgatggagaaattaaaaaaaaagttatatttaaag ATTCTAATGAGGATGATTTATTAACTGATTTGTTATCTGATGAAGAAATTTctgtaaaagaagaaaagaatctgTTTACATCTAATATCAAAAGTAACTTGATGGAAGatcttttcaaaataaaaaatccagTTACATCTACAAATATTAGACCAAATAATGAATTGGGGTTTCATTTTGAGGAAGCAGAAGCTAATCAGTTGTCTTCACAGAAACTACCTGATTACTCaatttctgaaaataattttgcttcTCAAAATGAATCAATCAAAGACAGAAACACACAAAAGTTGAAAAATGTATCTCAAAATGAAGAGGATATTTTAACAAGCTTACTTGATAAATCTGATGTAATAGATAAAACAAGGAGACCGTCTTTAAAAGagcatttatttgaaaatcaatCTAATTTATCAAATGTTATGGATTCTATCATTcctaaaaataataagaaaatagaattagaAACTATGGCTCAGTCTACAAATACTATACATGAATCAAAATTGGATACTACTAATGTATCGACTAGATCTTTTACAAAAGAATCTCGTAGAGGTagaagaaatacaaaaatcgTGAATGATCCCCTTGGTTTGCTATCAGCTGATTTATTTCTGGATCAAAGTCCTGAATtg gTATCAAATGGAAATGTACCACCTAAGAAttctattatacaaaataccaaaacagaaaaagattTACCAGAATGGTTAGGTGGTTCaaaaaaattagaagataaaaaatcaGAAATAAGAATGGAAGCAATAGctgaaattgataaaatagatACTTCTAAACAAAATGTTGAAATTCACGATGCAAACAGtgcaataaatttgaaaacatCTGGTGCAAATGTTTTAGGAGATGCATCTATTTTTCCAGAACATTTTACACTGTTATATAGTACACAATTAAACCAACAAAATGCACTTGTAAATATGCAACAACAAGAACATGAATTAAGAACAGCAGCAATACTTTCTCAACAAAAcgaacaattaaataaaatatcaagtgCTCAACATTCCATGCTGCATAATCAAGAGGAACAATTTAATGCTCTTCTAAAActacaatttgaaaaacaacTTTTATTggagaaacaaataaaaatgcaGCAAGAACGTATTAATCAATATATTAAT gTTTTGATGACACAGCCAGGATCAGTATCAAGTACTACATCAATTTATACAAGTTGCAAATCGGATTTATgtgaagaggaaaagaagtttgtaaatgaaataaaagaaatgaaagatataataaaaagactGGAAGgagaaaaatcaaaattagaGAATAAATTATCTACCATAgatgaaaaatacaataatgaaatatcatttcaaGCAGAGTTTTATGA aagacaaatttcatttttaaaggATTCAATAACAAAATCAGAAGAAAGAGTTAAACaggaaatagaatatttagaaacagattatataacaaaatttgaaaagttaagagatgaaaaattacaactAGAAAATCAATGCAAAGAAGAAATTCATAATCTAaaggttaaatattttattccacttattatatct aACAAACATGCTCAACACATAGAAGAACTTTGTAAACTACATTCTGAAAATGTAACACTATTGCAAAgggaatattataatataatagaaagtaTATCTAAAGCTAAGCAAATAGAAGCTCAAATGATAGAAACTGTGACAACTCGGAAGACTGATATAGAGGATATATTAGAAAAAGCTAATGTTATTATTGAGGGTatggtaaaaaataaaaatagattagAAATTAAACATAATGAAATAATGGAATCTGAagcaaacattttaaaattacagGAAGATGACATAAAAG ctCAAAAAcatgaattaaaatatcaaaatagtgTCTTAGAAGAACatcgtaataaatttataaaaacaacaGAGAAATTTGATGCTCATCTTACACAACTCATAACTGAACTTCAAAAACAAAGTACATTATATACTCAAGCAACAGAAACACTTCAGAAAAAAACAACAAATCTATTGcgagaaaaagaattatttgagGAAAAAATGAAGTGGGAACGAGACTATATGCAG GCATTAAAAGAAGCCTGGGTAAAAGAACAAgagaaacaattaaaattgcttgcagaagaaaaagaagtaatAGCAATTGAAAAAACACACTTAGAAGttttaaacaaattgaaaagtaaTAGTGGTGAAACTATTAAAGTAGAG TTGGAAACTGCTATTAAAACTGCACAGGACGCAAATGCATCTGCTAgacgagaaaaattaaaatgggaagaaaaaattaatgagCTTAATGTTTATAAGCAAATTCTACAAGATAAGGAAAATTTACTCATTTTACATGCCAAAGAACTTGAATATCTTACGcag aGATAA